The following is a genomic window from Amycolatopsis acidiphila.
GCCGGGCTCCGGGTCGTCGACGCGTCGATCATCCCCGAGGTTCCGTCGTCAACCACCAACGTCACCGTCATCATGCTGGCCGAACGAATCTTCCAACGCGTCTACGCTGGCTGACCAGGGAGCTGCCGTGACCTTCACCGTCGACGTCCACCACCACGTGCTGCCCGACTTCTTCTGGCAGGCCACCAACGAGGCAGGCCATCCGGCGGGCGGCATCGCACCACCGTCCTGGTCATTGGAAAGCGCGCTGTCCTTTCTGGACGATTCAGAGATCGACGTGGCGATCACCTCGATCAGCACCCCCGGCGTGCACACCGGCGACGACGCGGCAGCCCGCAAGCTGGCCCGACAGTGCAACGAACACTCCGCCGAACTGATCCGCGACCACCCGGACCGATTCGGCGCTTTCGCCTGCCTTCCGCTGCCGGACGTGGACGGCACGCTCATCGAACTCGCCTATGCCCTCGATGATCTCCACCTGGACGGCGTAGTGCTGTTCAGCAACGCGCGCGGGATCTATCTCGGAGATCCACGCCTCACTCCGCTGTTCGACGAGCTGCAACGACGCGCCGCCGTGGTGTTCATCCACCCCAACCCGTCGCCCGACCCGAGTGCGCACGCGCTCGGCCTGCCCGACTCGCTCATCGACTATCCCGCCGACACCACGAGGGCCGTCGCACAACTGCACTACAGCAACACGTTCGCGCGCACCCCGGACGCCACATACATCCTCTCCCACGCGGGCGGAACCGTGCCGTATCTGGCCGGCCGGTTCGGCATCATCGACGCCATGGACGTGGTCCCGGGCGGCGAGCACCGGCGGAGCGCCGCCGAGGCCTTCCGCAGCCTGTACTGGGACACCGCGCTGTCCTGGAGCGACCCGGTGCTGAGCATGTTGCGTGACCTCGTGGGCATGGACCACGTCGTGTTCGGCTCCGACTACCCCTACCTGCGTCGCGATCTCGCGGTCTCCTGTCGCGCCCAGCTCGAACGGAGCCAGGAACTGAACGACGACGAACGAACCGCGGTCCTGGGCGGCACGGCGCTGTCGGTGATCCCAAGGCTGAATGAAAGGAGAGCGACATGAGCGAAGTGCTCGACTGGAACGCAAAGACCATCGCGGAGTTCCGCGCGAACGAGGGCAGAGTCGGTGGGACCTTCGAGGGC
Proteins encoded in this region:
- a CDS encoding amidohydrolase family protein → MTFTVDVHHHVLPDFFWQATNEAGHPAGGIAPPSWSLESALSFLDDSEIDVAITSISTPGVHTGDDAAARKLARQCNEHSAELIRDHPDRFGAFACLPLPDVDGTLIELAYALDDLHLDGVVLFSNARGIYLGDPRLTPLFDELQRRAAVVFIHPNPSPDPSAHALGLPDSLIDYPADTTRAVAQLHYSNTFARTPDATYILSHAGGTVPYLAGRFGIIDAMDVVPGGEHRRSAAEAFRSLYWDTALSWSDPVLSMLRDLVGMDHVVFGSDYPYLRRDLAVSCRAQLERSQELNDDERTAVLGGTALSVIPRLNERRAT